The following are from one region of the Centroberyx gerrardi isolate f3 chromosome 16, fCenGer3.hap1.cur.20231027, whole genome shotgun sequence genome:
- the LOC139933101 gene encoding matrix-remodeling-associated protein 5, with protein sequence MALWWCATVFCRLAAVWFPLLLSALLWQTISPVHAVPSCPRGCSCPGVKEVHCTFRHLTTIPKTFPKDTQRVNLGYNSLTEVEGSEFRSLRQLEMLMLHGNDISTVHSGAFYSLRSLQILKLSYNKLTSVNPGLFEGLVSLIRLHLDHNLIHFIEPYSFSGLTSLKLLQLEGNVLKEIHPHTFITVSVLGAFWTSGLRHLHLSDNLLEQLPAAALQTAPRLELLSLHGNPWTCDCQLHWLVEWSSSHEGVIKCKKERDSASSETCPQCSSPQALNGSLFLGLTPDKLTCERPALRSPLKQWDSPLWAESDAEPDLPYTRDLERPLGHLTFVLSDSHGNSAHVACDVRRPGDSSPMTWTESPHSPGEISVNVSLVTVLECEIDRETLQNLWRLVAYYYESPAILERGQQRGNTTGATYQYAQAVNENSPYFTDLKGYLVAEPSWLLQPKVTLQLNRRQTTTKKLVMDFTTLVSKQINNRGGQDDDNNDISSSWALIHRGTVRRVQSALEGSKVLLECDVVTSGSEVKVEWMLPDLSIVEGATDKIEISERGELVILNTTLSDSGLYHCMVRTKAGVDLVPVRLTVKERSLSPTAFNGQKMTVEKGRSLSLPCEVTSAQPSQTIWYLPKNQILLPTQQTRRAQVMENGTLVVKKLTEEDAGEYSCLVSNLFGVDMLSHIVEVSGEKESDTKVQTEIEHKILMAGGEEGEGSGGDYQEIKRPFATQSPKRVGTQQRNSGGFMKGKRLKDSKRKPNKSVKELDPSRWAEILAKANAKANTAVPILQSLPEPSTKMATTVMASTPKPTTTTTTTTTTTTDYTTTPDVTTEPINLTINTRAKSHSTEKEKDKDEESDISENQREVLRPPLGKPVQPPRSKEPSPDSVPYPTEMTVEEEEKESVKPNEGKEREKGRLRGEVGKQREKDKEETENFKEERDSEREREPIKAKEEQEKQSRIETEGRERGKEKAKKEGATQSFNTQDSIQVTTQNRPPPRTRPSQEDKTQAITSPSKPKAQPEIPGFPIMDPVHPWIHQYNQRRGQTPSSRPSHTDQDRNERKEKEKEREEGKRRGKQGEEKQEKFSQPPHVAPTPHRPSHHHQHHYHPLYPSWPDQRSFPHPRQGPGSYPVPTYRPWPLPHLWAQGSGVTNRPGITAETVKPTPIIPGSSGNSRFAPTTPHPSHHYHQNHHVGGGSRTQTIDKLFLSRLRNRYRQAQLDRIAQLGRRVTLPLTAKPHINHHYPLSFVTPKPSLPSPYKPHTPKPPAPTASYTYTLKPPKPAKPSSSSFSGFFPTSLPRPHTTPGVLYGGRWHVSNFAGGRISSRRPTAMPPFPGLLGVGGGGVKPRITTVTAASVSVLAESDVFLPCEASGNPEPNMAWTKVSTGATIPANTKHGLRFEVFKNGTFVIKNVQLQDRGQYLCTAQNRLGSDRMVITLAVQTEAPKIRPPKSTEVAVYLGKSVSFDCLASGKPPAQISWILPDRTFVREVGAAYALLSPVSLLQNGTLRIQSANFSSKGDYKCIASNAAGADTITYHLHVAALPPSINEGASDTVIIQPGRSVYVHCSAKGEPVPTLKWMLPVGVHVKPSQFLGRRLFIFPNGTLYVRNVSPADAGRYECSATNAVGIAKRTLQLEVRAELPPSPRRPSQQHSVSAMYGSTVYLHCPESTGSTRGTIWQLPSKTIMEHRYSPERPITVFRNGTLRILQLTELDGGNYLCVFQRPNGEDMELFQVEVLMTPPRIEHVRTAQTRVTFGENFQVDCVATGLPDPEVSWSLPDGTLINNALQSDDSGLRHRRYVIFGNGTLLLQQIGKKDEGDYTCYAKNKLGKDERKVSVKVGPDAPKIRFKSQSLVMARLGESTKLSCQAIGEPTPRITWISPGNDIISASSDRYQILDDGMLVVKKVTLGDQGQYACVARNSAGDDVKNMKLEVESQEPFISGVKGKSATKVLAVSYQTALLDCRAEGKPEPRVSWVTPYGHSLPTPYLGGRFQVHRNGSLELRGVRKTDEGRYVCLAKNHLGEASLLVELDVASLAEKPSFAVPNIEILPIKQDSGELTLECPARGKPHPEFAWVLPNGTMLTPGVRLQRFTHHLGNGTLRISQPVASDKGVYRCMAKNVAGQAEKRYALEAGRKPVIRGSTGGMKITYGHSLNLPCSVDGWPQASITWTLPNGLVLDKHQTIGRVSFLANGTLQLRRVATFDKGTYICKASNTFGSSTLSYPVAVMVFPPRITNAPASITRVNRGSPVMLNCLAAGIPKPDISWTLPGRTTLVPHNRFTVQGGIHMTEEGSLVIQNPVLMNSGIYKCNAKNALGTDFKSTYLQVV encoded by the exons ATGGCGCTGTGGTGGTGCGCTACCGTCTTCTGCAGGTTGGCTGCAGTGTGGTTTCCCCTGCTCCTCTCAGCACTCCTGTGGCAAACG ATCTCTCCTGTCCATGCCGTCCCGTCCTGCCCGCGGGGTTGTAGCTGTCCAGGAGTCAAAGAGGTCCACTGTACGTTCAGACACCTCACCACCATACCAAAAACCTTtcccaaagacacacagagagtcaACCTGGG TTATAACAGCCTGACGGAGGTGGAGGGATCAGAATTCAGGTCACTACGGCAACTGGAGATGCTCATGTTGCACGGCAACGACATCAGCACAGTTCACTCTGGGGCCTTCTACAGCCTGAGATCACTACAG ATCTTGAAGCTGAGTTACAACAAGCTAACGTCGGTGAACCCCGGTCTGTTCGAGGGTCTGGTGAGTCTGATCCGTCTCCATCTGGACCACAACCTCATCCACTTCATAGAGCCCTACTCCTTCTCCGGCCTCACCTCCCTGAAGCTCCTGCAGCTGGAGGGGAACGTCCTCAAGGAGATCCACCCTCACACCTTCATAACGGTGTCAGTGCTGGGAGCCTTCTGGACGTCTGGACTCAG ACACCTACACCTATCAGACAACCTGTTGGAGCAGCTCcctgctgcagcgctgcagacGGCTCCCAGGCTGGAGCTGCTGTCTCTTCATGGTAATCCCTGGACCTGCGACTGTCAACTCCACTGGCTGGTAGAGTGGAGCTCCAGCCATGAAG GGGTAATAAAATGTAAGAAGGAGCGTGACTCAGCCTCCAGTGAGACTTGCCCCCAATGCTCTTCTCCTCAAGCCCTGAACGGGAGCCTCTTTCTGGGGTTGACTCCCGACAAGCTTACCTGCGAGCGGCCGGCTCTCCGCTCCCCTCTCAAACAGTGGGACAGCCCGCTGTGGGCCGAATCCGACGCAGAGCCTGATCTCCCGTACACCCGTGATCTCGAAAGACCTTTAGGCCATCTGACCTTCGTTCTCTCCGACAGTCACGGCAATAGTGCCCACGTGGCGTGTGACGTGCGCCGGCCTGGCGACAGTTCACCGATGACTTGGACAGAGAGTCCGCACTCACCCGGAGAGATATCCGTGAACGTGTCACTGGTGACCGTCCTCGAGTGCGAGATTGATCGGGAGACGTTGCAAAATCTATGGCGATTGGTTGCTTATTACTATGAAAGCCCTGCTATCTTAGAGAGAGGCCAACAGAGGGGAAACACAACCGGAGCAACCTATCAATATGCCCAAGCCGTCAATGAAAATTCCCCGTACTTCACCGACTTAAAGGGTTATTTGGTGGCAGAACCCTCGTGGCTGCTTCAACCCAAAGTCACTTTACAGCTCAATAGACGTCAGACGACAACCAAGAAACTTGTGATGGATTTTACTACTTTAGTCTCCAAGCAGATCAACAACCGTGGAGGGCAGGACGACGACAACAATGACATCTCTTCGTCCTGGGCGCTGATTCACCGAGGGACAGTGCGGCGGGTTCAGTCCGCTCTTGAGGGTTCAAAGGTCCTCTTGGAATGCGACGTCGTCACTTCAGGTTCAGAGGTAAAAGTGGAGTGGATGCTGCCAGATCTGTCCATTGTCGAAGGTGCGACTGATAAAATCGAGATTTCTGAGAGAGGGGAACTTGTGATTCTGAACACCACGCTGTCTGACTCAGGCCTCTACCACTGTATGGTCAGAACCAAAGCCGGCGTGGACTTGGTGCCTGTGAGGCTCACCGTCAAAGAGCGCTCACTCAGCCCCACTGCTTTCAACGGTCAAAAGATGACAGTTGAGAAGGgacgctcgctctctctcccttgtgaAGTGACCTCGGCTCAGCCCAGCCAAACTATCTGGTACCTGCCCAAAAATCAGATTCTTCTCCCCACGCAACAGACCAGAAGGGCACAAGTGATGGAAAATGGGACTTTGGTGGTAAAGAAGCTGACAGAAGAAGACGCGGGGGAATACAGCTGCTTGGTCTCAAATCTATTCGGGGTCGACATGCTGTCACACATCGTGGAAGTCTCAGGAGAGAAGGAATCTGATACCAAagtacagacagagatagaacaTAAGATCTTAATGGCTGgcggggaggaaggagagggatcAGGGGGAGACTACCAGGAAATCAAACGCCCTTTTGCTACGCAGTCACCTAAGAGGGTAGGAACACAGCAGAGGAACTCTGGTGGGTTTATGAAAGGGAAAAGACTCAAAGATTCAAAGAGAAAACCTAATAAATCTGTTAAGGAATTAGATCCAAGTCGCTGGGCAGAGATATTGGCTAAAGCTAACGCTAAAGCAAACACTGCTGTGCCCATATTGCAATCTCTACCAGAGCCTAGCACTAAAATGGCAACTACTGTGATGGCTAGTACTCCCAAACCTACCActacaactaccactactactactaccactaccgaTTATACTACTACCCCTGATGTTACCACAGAGCCAATAAATTTAACCATCAACACAAGAGCTAAATCCCAttcaacagagaaagaaaaggataaAGATGAGGAATCTGATATATCGGAAAATCAGCGAGAGGTTTTACGACCCCCTCTTGGAAAACCAGTTCAGCCTCCCAGAAGCAAGGAACCATCC CCAGACAGTGTCCCGTATCCGACTGAAATGActgttgaggaggaggagaaagaatcTGTAAAACCAAACgaaggcaaggagagagagaagggaagattGAGGGGAGAAGTCGGGAAACAacgagaaaaagacaaagaagagaCTGAAAATTTCAAAGAAGAAAGGGACAGCGAGAGGGAGCGAGAGCCTATAAAAGCAAAGGAAGAGCAAGAAAAGCAGTCTAGAATAGAGAcagaaggcagggagagagggaaggaaaaagcTAAAAAGGAGGGGGCAACACAGAGCTTCAATACACAGGACAGCATCCAGGTAACAACACAGAATAGACCACCACCTCGCACTAGACCTTCACAAgaagacaaaacacaagcaaTAACTTCCCCTTCCAAA CCCAAAGCACAGCCTGAGATCCCCGGTTTCCCCATAATGGACCCAGTTCACCCCTGGATCCACCAGTACAACCAGAGAAGAGGGCAAACCCCCTCTTCCAGGCCGTCGCACACGGACCAAGATagaaatgagaggaaagaaaaagaaaaagagagagaagaaggcaaaaggagaggaaaacagggGGAAGAGAAGCAGGAAAAGTTTTCTCAGCCTCCCCACGTCGCCCCGACCCCCCACCGGCCTTCGCACCATCATCAACATCACTACCACCCCCTCTACCCTTCCTGGCCAGATCAAAGGTCATTTCCTCATCCCAGGCAAG GTCCTGGGTCGTACCCTGTGCCCACCTACCGACCCTGGCCTCTCCCCCACCTCTGGGCTCAAGGGTCAGGGGTCACCAACCGACCAGGGATCACCGCGGAAACGGTCAAGCCCACACCTATCATTCCCGGCTCATCGGGAAACTCCAGATTTGCACCCACCACTCCCCATCCGTCACATCATTACCATCAAAATCATCATGTTGGTGGCGGGAGCAGGACCCAAACCATAGATAAACTGTTTCTGTCAAGGCTGAGGAACAGATACAGACAG GCGCAGCTCGACCGCATCGCTCAGCTCGGGAGGAGAGTGACTCTTCCACTGACAGCCAAACCTCATATAAACCATCACTACCCTCTATCCTTCGTCACACCCAAACCCAGCCTTCCATCCCCGTACAAACCCCATACACCCAAACCACCAGCACCCACCGCTTCATACACCTACACCCTGAAACCTCCAAAACCTGCTAaaccctcatcatcatcattctctGGTTTcttccctacctccctccctcgcccccACACCACCCCTGGAGTTCTGTATGGAGGTCGGTGGC ATGTGTCCAACTTTGCAGGAGGGCGAATCAGTTCTCGGCGTCCCACCGCCATGCCTCCTTTCCCGGGGCTGTTGGGAGTGGGAGGTGGTGGGGTGAAGCCCCGTATCACCACGGTAACCGCAGCTAGCGTGTCGGTACTGGCAGAGAGCGATGTGTTCCTGCCCTGTGAAGCCTCAGGAAACCCTGAACCCAACATGGCGTGGACCAAAGTCTCCacag GTGCCACCATCCCAGCCAACACCAAGCACGGTCTCCGCTTTGAAGTCTTCAAGAATGGCACTTTTGTCATTAAAAACGTCCAGCTCCAGGACCGAGGCCAGTACCTCTGCACGGCCCAGAACAGGCTTGGATCGGACCGCATGGTGATTACCTTGGCGGTCCAGACTGAGGCGCCCAAGATCCGACCTCCCAAGTCCACAGAAGTAGCGGTCTACTTGGGGAAGAGCGTCAGTTTCGACTGCCTTGCTTCTGGAAAACCACCGGCCCAAATTTCCTGGATTCTTCCAGACAGGACGTTTGTTCGCGAAGTCGGGGCCGCCtacgctctcctctctccggtGTCTCTGCTTCAAAATGGGACTCTCCGAATTCAGTCTGCAAATTTCTCCAGCAAAGGGGACTATAAGTGTATTGCGAGCAACGCAGCAGGTGCTGACACAATAACCTATCATCTCCATGTGGCGGCTCTGCCTCCGAGCATCAATGAGGGAGCCTCGGATACTGTGATCATTCAGCCAG GCAGGAGTGTGTATGTCCACTGCTCCGCGAAAGGTGAACCAGTGCCCACACTGAAATGGATGCTCCCAGTGGGGGTCCATGTTAAGCCATCACAGTTCCTGGGACGCAGGCTGTTCATCTTCCCCAATGGGACGCTGTATGTAAGGAATGTTTCGCCAGCTGATGCTGGGAG GTACGAGTGTTCAGCCACTAATGCCGTGGGCATCGCCAAAAGGACTCTCCAGCTGGAGGTTAGAGCAgaactccccccctcccctcgcc GGCCATCCCAGCAGCACTCTGTCTCAGCAATGTACGGTTCCACTGTCTACCTCCACTGTCCGGAGTCTACCGGGTCGACGAGAGGGACCATCTGGCAATTACCCTCCAAGACCATAATGGAGCATCGATACAG CCCAGAGAGACCAATTACAGTGTTTCGTAATGGGACTCTGAGGATCCTGCAGCTAACGGAGCTGGATGGTGGAAATTATCTGTGTGTCTTCCAGCGGCCCAACGGGGAGGACATGGAGCTCTTCCAG GTGGAGGTGTTGATGACTCCCCCCAGGATCGAACACGTGAGAACCGCCCAGACCAGGGTCACCTTCGGCGAGAACTTCCAG GTGGACTGTGTAGCGACTGGCCTCCCCGATCCGGAAGTTTCCTGGAGTCTCCCAGATGGAACCTTAATCAACAACGCCCTTCAGTCTGACGACAGCGGCCTCCGCCACCGCCGCTATGTTATCTTTGGCAACGGAACTTTACTCCTCCAGCAGATAGGCAAAAAAGACGAGGGCGACTACACCTGCTACGCCAAGAACAAACTGGGCAAGGACGAGAGAAAAGTGAGTGTCAAAGTGGGACCGGACGCTCCAAAGATTAGATTTAAATCGCAATCGCTGGTGATGGCGAGGCTGGGAGAATCGACTAAGTTAAGCTGCCAGGCAATAGGCGAGCCTACGCCGAGAATCACGTGGATCTCACCTGGAAATGACATAATATCAGCGTCATCGGATAGATATCAGATTTTGGACGACGGGATGTTAGTGGTGAAGAAAGTGACGCTTGGCGATCAAGGGCAATATGCATGCGTGGCACGAAATTCTGCTGGCGATGAcgttaaaaacatgaaactcGAAGTGGAGTCCCAGGAACCCTTTATCAGCGGAGTGAAAGGGAAGAGTGCCACCAAAGTTTTGGCTGTTTCCTACCAAACGGCGCTTCTGGATTGCCGAGCGGAAGGGAAACCGGAGCCAAGAGTCTCGTGGGTCACACCTTACGGCCACTCGCTCCCAACACCCTACCTGGGCGGTCGCTTCCAAGTCCACCGGAACGGAAGCTTGGAGCTCAGAGGGGTGAGGAAAACAGATGAAGGGAGGTACGTGTGTCTGGCTAAGAACCATCTGGGCGAAGCTTCACTTTTGGTCGAATTAGATGTGGCGTCGCTGGCCGAGAAACCAAGCTTTGCTGTTCCCAATATTGAAATCTTACCCATCAAGCAAGACAGCGGGGAGCTGACCCTGGAGTGTCCCGCTCGTGGTAAACCGCACCCAGAGTTTGCATGGGTCCTACCCAACGGGACGATGTTGACGCCTGGCGTTAGACTCCAACGCTTCACCCATCATCTGGGAAACGGGACTCTCCGGATCTCGCAACCGGTTGCAAGTGATAAGGGAGTGTACCGGTGCATGGCAAAAAATGTAGCGGGGCAAGCGGAGAAACGTTACGCCCTGGAGGCAGGCAGAAAGCCGGTGATCAGAGGATCTACAG gtggGATGAAGATCACCTACGGCCACAGCCTGAACCTGCCCTGCTCTGTGGATGGCTGGCCGCAGGCGTCGATCACGTGGACCCTACCCAATGGCCTTGTTTTGGACAAACACCAAACCATTGGCCGGGTTTCTTTCCTAGCCAACGGGACACTCCAGCTCAGACGGGTTGCCACCTTTGACAAGGGAACATACATCTGCAAAGCCTCCAACACTTTCGGCTCGTCGACGCTGTCCTACCCGGTCGCAGTGATGGTTTTCCCGCCGCGCATCACCAACGCGCCGGCCTCCATCACCAGGGTCAACCGAGGATCGCCAGTGATGTTAAATTGTCTTGCAGCTGGTATTCCCAAACCAGATATTTCGTGGACGTTGCCCGGACGCACCACGTTGGTTCCCCACAACCGGTTCACGGTGCAGGGAGGGATCCACATGACAGAGGAGGGGAGTCTGGTTATACAGAACCCTGTGCTCATGAACTCTGGCATTTATAAATGCAATGCTAAAAACGCCCTCGGGACAGACTTTAAATCTACGTACCTACAAGTGGTCTGA